In the Campylobacter concisus genome, one interval contains:
- a CDS encoding Nif3-like dinuclear metal center hexameric protein has product MKIAEIYKILDEICPFASQEPWDNSGLQVGSFDSEFERIYLSLDLDSELLQNVLPNSLIITHHPLIFKGLKSLDYSLYPSSLIREMMIKNISLISLHTNADLAFLNEKFVTQVLGLEISSKESFLIYADVKMKFSKLCKFVKEKLGLENLRVVHAKDEISKICICTGSGADLIQEVKADVFLTGDLKYHQALYAKENGLNLIDINHYESERYFGDFLAKYLQNLKIEVIIRNSKNPFTYC; this is encoded by the coding sequence ATGAAAATAGCTGAAATTTATAAAATTTTAGATGAAATTTGCCCGTTTGCGAGCCAAGAGCCTTGGGATAATAGTGGCCTTCAAGTTGGCTCATTTGATAGTGAATTTGAGCGAATTTATCTAAGCCTTGATCTAGATAGCGAACTTTTGCAAAATGTCTTGCCAAATTCGCTCATCATCACTCACCATCCGCTCATTTTTAAGGGGCTAAAGAGCCTAGACTACAGCCTTTATCCAAGCTCACTCATAAGAGAGATGATGATAAAAAATATCTCGCTCATCTCGCTTCACACAAATGCTGACCTTGCATTTTTAAATGAAAAATTTGTAACGCAGGTTTTGGGGCTTGAAATTTCAAGCAAAGAGAGTTTTTTGATCTACGCTGATGTGAAGATGAAATTTAGCAAGCTTTGTAAATTTGTAAAAGAAAAACTTGGATTAGAAAATTTAAGAGTGGTTCATGCAAAAGATGAAATTTCTAAAATTTGTATCTGCACTGGAAGTGGCGCAGATCTCATCCAAGAAGTCAAAGCAGACGTCTTTTTGACTGGTGATCTAAAGTATCATCAAGCTCTTTATGCAAAGGAAAATGGGCTAAATTTAATCGATATAAATCACTATGAAAGTGAACGTTATTTTGGTGATTTTTTAGCAAAATATTTGCAAAATCTGAAAATTGAAGTTATAATACGCAATTCCAAAAATCCATTTACATATTGCTAA
- the waaA gene encoding lipid IV(A) 3-deoxy-D-manno-octulosonic acid transferase, with protein MIIIYYFLASILYLFGAILLFILSFKKKYHKSIPARFFLFNNPKFQDADVHFHACSFGEVQALKPLMQKFDSKAISVVTNTGFEAASKICSNARFLPFEIFLPFWLKKSKILVIFEAELWLMLVFMAKLKGSRVILINARISDRSYKSYLKFGFFYRYLFKFIDKIYAQSELDKERLKSLGAGEIEVVGNIKAAFLPSVSRVYEKPKARVIVLASTHAGEEEMILENLNLKENDLLIIAPRHPERFAEVEKLASDYAKKHDFSFAKFSQTHKFEAKINLLDTLGELVNVYAISDIVVLGGSFVPNIGGHNPIECAQFNPVIISGEFIFNQKALFGLVENIYIAKASEIGGIIDSGAKKSKIAVQASADTIIEDIRSTL; from the coding sequence GTGATAATAATATATTACTTTCTAGCCTCAATACTCTATCTCTTTGGGGCTATCCTACTATTTATTTTAAGTTTTAAAAAAAAGTATCATAAGTCGATTCCAGCACGTTTTTTCCTCTTTAATAATCCTAAATTTCAAGATGCAGATGTGCATTTTCACGCTTGCTCGTTTGGTGAAGTGCAAGCACTTAAACCTTTGATGCAAAAATTTGACAGCAAAGCCATAAGTGTAGTGACAAATACTGGCTTTGAAGCGGCAAGTAAAATTTGCTCTAACGCGAGATTTTTACCGTTTGAAATTTTTTTGCCGTTTTGGCTAAAAAAGAGCAAAATTTTAGTTATTTTTGAGGCTGAGCTTTGGCTTATGCTAGTTTTCATGGCAAAGCTAAAAGGCAGCCGTGTGATATTAATAAATGCGAGAATTTCAGACAGAAGCTACAAAAGCTACTTGAAATTTGGCTTTTTCTATAGATATCTTTTTAAATTTATAGATAAAATTTACGCCCAAAGCGAGCTTGATAAAGAGCGGCTAAAGTCACTTGGAGCAGGCGAGATAGAGGTCGTTGGTAACATAAAAGCTGCATTTTTGCCAAGTGTGAGTAGAGTTTATGAAAAGCCAAAAGCTAGAGTAATCGTGCTAGCAAGTACTCACGCTGGCGAAGAAGAGATGATTTTAGAAAATTTAAATTTAAAAGAAAATGATCTATTAATCATCGCACCGCGCCATCCTGAGAGATTTGCAGAGGTTGAAAAGCTAGCGAGCGATTACGCTAAAAAACATGATTTTAGCTTTGCTAAATTTAGCCAAACGCATAAATTTGAAGCAAAGATAAATTTGCTTGATACTTTAGGCGAGCTTGTAAATGTCTATGCTATTAGCGATATAGTAGTGCTTGGAGGCAGTTTTGTGCCAAATATTGGCGGGCATAACCCAATCGAGTGCGCACAATTTAACCCAGTGATAATAAGTGGCGAGTTTATATTTAACCAAAAGGCATTATTTGGCTTAGTTGAAAACATCTATATCGCAAAAGCTAGCGAGATCGGCGGCATAATAGATAGTGGTGCCAAAAAGAGCAAGATCGCCGTACAGGCCAGCGCTGATACGATCATAGAAGATATAAGGAGCACTTTATGA
- a CDS encoding zinc ribbon domain-containing protein, producing MNKYLQQLVELSDLDKQIDGFIPRIQDIEKAYKNIEEECETITVNIERLDEEVNDLKSQKSGTNAHIAEFSAKIKDVAKKSSSAKSEKEIKALSLEEDIAKEQLEAANEEIARLEKLIDSKNSQKDELGSKKAELEENLKNIKSKTSSELENIEKERKEVYAKKDKLIATMNQKILAFYEKIRKWAHNTAVVPVKKQACYGCFMQINDKTFSAVIKGEDIVTCPHCGRILYKQEQ from the coding sequence ATGAATAAATACTTACAACAATTAGTTGAATTATCTGATCTTGATAAACAAATAGATGGCTTTATACCACGCATTCAAGACATAGAAAAGGCTTATAAAAATATAGAAGAAGAGTGCGAAACCATAACGGTCAATATAGAAAGACTAGATGAAGAGGTGAATGACTTAAAGTCTCAAAAATCAGGCACAAATGCTCATATTGCCGAGTTTAGCGCAAAGATAAAAGATGTAGCTAAAAAAAGCTCAAGTGCAAAAAGCGAAAAGGAGATAAAAGCTCTAAGTCTTGAAGAAGATATTGCAAAAGAGCAACTTGAGGCTGCAAATGAAGAGATTGCTAGACTTGAGAAGCTAATAGATAGTAAAAACAGTCAAAAAGATGAGCTTGGTTCAAAAAAAGCTGAACTTGAAGAGAATTTAAAAAATATAAAAAGCAAAACTTCATCTGAGCTTGAAAATATCGAAAAAGAACGTAAAGAAGTTTATGCTAAAAAAGACAAGCTTATCGCCACTATGAATCAAAAAATTCTAGCATTTTATGAAAAAATTAGAAAATGGGCTCACAACACAGCCGTTGTTCCTGTAAAAAAACAAGCTTGTTATGGTTGCTTTATGCAGATAAACGACAAAACTTTCTCTGCTGTTATCAAGGGCGAAGATATCGTTACATGTCCGCATTGTGGCAGAATCTTATATAAACAAGAGCAATAA